In Gemmatimonadota bacterium, the following proteins share a genomic window:
- a CDS encoding DUF4321 domain-containing protein codes for MAQRKGMGLLVFYILVGAIVGGVVGELIALLFGYFMPGSMVEKFFLEAFVYTFPPATLPLVILSVTFGFTVKVNLISLLGIGFATYYYRWY; via the coding sequence ATGGCACAGCGTAAAGGGATGGGTCTGCTGGTGTTCTACATCCTGGTAGGCGCCATCGTCGGCGGGGTGGTCGGTGAGTTGATCGCACTCCTCTTCGGATACTTCATGCCCGGCAGCATGGTGGAGAAGTTCTTCCTGGAAGCCTTCGTCTACACTTTCCCGCCCGCCACACTGCCGCTCGTCATACTCTCCGTCACCTTCGGCTTCACGGTCAAGGTGAACCTCATCAGCCTCCTCGGGATCGGTTTCGCCACCTATTACTATCGCTGGTACTAG